A single region of the Anoplolepis gracilipes chromosome 1, ASM4749672v1, whole genome shotgun sequence genome encodes:
- the LOC140663213 gene encoding uncharacterized protein, which produces MPRCLIKSMVRYQKTDNSNEETEFSWLPPTADFKRKNHTTDATSKTSNIWTCSGLPIVTRYSFHKVNNATFDIGLNTTGRNFTNIRQDAPSIDVVNTTDSRKVSAILPDDGSRSSSNAKESLRATQIQGIDPGKLNGTINQKVMINGSETQTLSQALYLMPKQKQEPIDAVENKTSVKENAQPWKRNKTMHYCPYCCKSFDRPWVLKGHLRLHTGERPFECPVCHKSFADRSNLRAHQRTRNHHQWQWRCGVCFKAFSQRRYLERHCPEACRKYRISQKKEFPC; this is translated from the exons atgcCACGCTGTTTGATAAAGTCGATGGTGCGGTACCAGAAAACAGATAATTCGAACGAAG AAACCGAATTCTCATGGCTGCCGCCCACCGCGGATTTCAAGCGAAAGAATCACACAACAGACGCAACGTCGAAGACGAGCAATATCTGGACTTGTTCAGGGCTTCCCATTGTAACTCGGTACAGCTTCCATAAAGTCAATAATGCTACGTTTGACATAGGCTTGAATACAACGGGtcgaaattttacaaatattcgcCAGGATGCTCCGTCGATCGACGTCGTAAACACGACCGATTCGAGGAAAGTGTCCGCGATATTGCCCGACGACGGGTCTCGATCCTCCTCTAATGCAAAAGAATCATTAAGAGCGACGCAGATCCAAGGAATCGATCCAGGGAAGCTCAACGGGACGATAAACCAGAAAGTCATGATCAACGGCTCTGAAACGCAAACACTCTCGCAGGCTTTGTATCTGATGCCGAAACAAAAGCAGGAACCGATCGACGCCGTCGAGAACAAGACGTCCGTTAAAGAGAACGCTCAACCttggaaaagaaataaaacgatGCATTATTGTCCGTATTGTTGCAAGAGCTTCGATCGACCGTGGGTGTTGAAGGGCCATTTGCGTCTTCACACAGGCGAGAGGCCCTTCGAGTGTCCCGTTTGCCATAAATCTTTTGCTGATCg ttcTAATCTACGCGCTCATCAAAGGACACGTAATCATCATCAATGGCAATGGCGTTGTGGTGTGTGCTTTAAAGCTTTCTCGCAAAGACGTTACTTGGAACGTCATTGTCCGGAAGCTTGTCGCAAATATCGTATATCCCAAAAGAAGGAATTTCCTTGTTAG